AACAGCTCAAACGTGCGCTGGTGCAGGACGAAATCCTTTTCCACGCAGGTTGCCTCCGAGGCGCGTTTCCACAGGTTATTCGTGACCCTTGAATTCATCACGACGCGCTTCCGCTTGTCGGGAGCGGACGCTGTTGAGCCGCCTGCGTCGTATCCCGTCACGGCTACAGGCACTCGTGTTCGTTCCCATGAACGAGGCGGAGATCGCCGCCCTTCTGCGCTGTTCGATCCGGATGCTGTATCGACTGAAGGCGCTCGAGCGCCGGACACGCGCGGGTTTCTTTCCCGCCGAGATTCCCGGGCTGCGGGGGCGCTATTGGAAAGAAGACGTGATTCGCTGTTTCAAGCGAGGCGCGGGTCGCCGCGATAATGGAAGGAAATTGCCCTGAGGCGCCTAGGATTCGACCCCAATGGCGCGCCCGACAGGATTCGAACCTGTGACCTTCGGCTCCGGAGGCCGACGCTCTATCCAACTGAGCTACGGGCGCCCAAGCCCCCAATCATAACGTGCCGTCTGCGCGGCAGCAAGGAAACACTATCGAAGCCCGAGCGGTTCCTTTTCGCTCAGCTCGCGGGCAGCATGTTGCGAATCGCCGCGATCCGCCACCCGTTCGCACCCTGCGCCAGGACGAACGTGGTCCACATCCGGCGGCTGTCGCCTCCGGACACGCCGGCGATCTCATAGCGTCCGTCGGCAACTGCCAAGTTGGGCGCGAGCAGGCGAACGGTTTCGACAGTGATCGTGCGCGTGCCGCCCGTGCGCTCAGACGATGCGAGCGCGCCGCGGACGACCTGATCACGTCCCCTGCGCCACTCGCCAGACGATGTCAGCTGATCGGCATCCTCGGTGAACAGCTCCTCGATCGCCGCCGCGCTCCGCTGCTCACGCGCATCGACATACTTCGCTACCAGGTCTCGAATCGCCGCGTCGTCGGCTGTCTGACTCCTGGCAGCCTGGGCGTGCCCAGGGTCATGCCGAAGTGCGACCAAGGCGAGCGACGCCAGCAAACAGGTCACACATGTTGCCACCACACGCATCAACTTACCTCCTGGCGCTCGTGCGAATCGCACGGGCGCGTCTTGATTGCCATCGAGGCTCCAGCGAAGCCTGTGCGGCTCATCTCCTCTACGGCCGCGCTTACTTGTAAGCTCCGGCATCCTCTTGGTCCTCCGGTCGACACAATTGCGGTTGGCCTTACAAGGTCGTCAGAAACAAACCGAGCGCCAAGTTCAAGCACTACGACGCAAGCCATTCTCTCGACGACAGTAACGCGGAACGACACCGTTCGGCACAGTCGTTGCGGTGGGGCGACCCTACCATGTCACTTCCCCTTCCGTCCGTTGTCTTCTGCTTCGTCGTCCGAGCGACTGCGTGCGCGTTGCTCGGGCTTGCTCTGCTTCCGCAGGACGCCGCAGCCGGCTCCGTCACGCTCGAGTGGCATGCCAACGGCGAGCCGGACATCGCCGGCTATCGACTGGTCTACGGCACGCAGCCAGGTGACTACACGTTGGAGATCGACGTCCGCAACCGCACCACCTTCACCGTCAGCGATCTGGCGAGCGGTCGTTACTACTTTGCGGTGACAGCCTACAACACGGCAGGCATGACCAGCCTTCCCTCGGGCGAGATGCAGGTGACGATCCCCCCTCCTTCCGAGAGCCCGCTGCCTCCTGAGCCGCCGACAACGACCTCCCACCGCGGTTATTTTGCCGAAGGTATTGCAGCCGACGGCTTCGAGACACGCTTCGCCTTGTTGAATCCCACTGACGATCCGGCAGCGGTCACGATGGTCTTCGCGGACGAAGAAGGGATCGAGCGCACGCGCGCGCTCGAGCTCGGACCACGGACACGCGCAACGCTGACCGCACGTGACCTTCCGGAGCTGACGGAACGGACATTCTCCACCCGTGTGGAAGCGGATGCGCCAGTCGTTGTCGATCGCACCGTGACGTGGGGCCCGGGGCCTGAGGGCGACGGGCGTGAGGGTGCGCACCTCGAAACGATGCTTCCCGCTCCATCGACGAAATGGTACTTCACGGAAGGCATGACGTCGCCCGGCTGGCTCGATCTCTTCTATCACGTGCACAACCCGCAGGATGCCGCGGCAGAGGTCAGAGTGACCTATCTGCTGGCGGAGGGGCGGTCGCCCGAGATACGGCGATACACCATCGCGCCGCGCAGTCGGCTCACGATCCGGGTCAACGACGAGGGGCCCCCGCTCGACAGCAGCGAGCTCTCTGCCATCGTCGAATCGACCAACAGCGTGCCAGTGATTGCCGAGCGTGCGTTCTACTTCTCGGGTCGGGAAGAGGCCCTCGTGGCCGGTAGCGCGAGCGCCGGTGCGACGGCGCCTTCAACCCAGTGGTGTTTTGGTGGCGGCGAGACCGGCGACTACTTCGATCTGTTCCTGGCCCTGGCGAATCCCCACGACACGGCCGCGGAGGTGCGCGCGACGTATCTGCTGCCTACGGGCCGGACGGTGCAGCGGCGCTACGTGCTCGAGCCGCGGTCGCGCAAGACCGTGCATGTGGATTACGAAGGCGCCGACCTCGGTCACACATCCATGTCGACGATGCTGGAATCAGCCAACGGGGTATCGTTTCTTGCCGAGCGCTCGATGTGGTGGCCGGGGTCGCCCGCCGGACAGTGGCACGGATCGCACGGCACCGTGGGTGCCACGCGAACGAGCACACGCTGGGCGCTTGCCGAAGGTGAAGTCGGAGGCCCGGCCCGCGTCCGCACGTACCTGTTTGTTGCCAACACGTCGTCGACCGTAGGGAAGGCCCGCGTCACGCTGCTCTTCGAAGACGGGACCAGCGCCATGCGGACCTACGAGCTCCCGGCACGAAGTCACACCGGCATTTCAGTCGCTCATGACTTTCCGGAGAGCGAGAGTCGCCGCTTTGGCGCCCTGGTCGAGAGCGTTGGCACGACGCCGGCGGCGCTCGTCGTCGAGCGCGCGCTCTACTGGAACGCCGACGGCAGACGGCGGGCGGCTGGCGCGGCAGCCCTCGGCTCGCCGCTACCTCGATGAGCGGTGGCCGCGCGCGTCCCGCGCGAGCGGTCCGGGTGGGCGAGTGTCAGAAGCGGAACGAATACTGGAACTTTGCAGACGCCCTCGTGTCCTGAGGCCTGAATCGCAGGTTGTCGCCCTCTTCGTGAATCCAGCCCTGGTTGAACGCGATGAAGAGGTCGTTGCCGGGTTTCAGCGTCCAACGAACGCGACTCTGCCAGCCGAGATTTCGCGAGCGATTGTCGTATTGAACGAGGCTCGAGAACGATAGCCGGGGAGAGGCCGAGTAACTGACCCTCGAGCTGACGATGCGGGCGGTGAAGTCGCCTTCGGGCAGCCGCGCGAATGTCTGGTCCGCGTCCAGCTCAACGGTGAAGCGGGGCGGGAGCTTGTACGTGGTGCCCGCTGTTACCTGGGTCGCCGTACCCGACCAGTAGTTGCCGAAGACCACAGTGGCGCTTCCCGAGAGCGGGCGCTTCGTGGCCGTGGAGAACAGATTGCTCTTGAAGCGCGTGAACCGGTACTCGCCGGGAGGCAGGATCACGCCGGGCGAGATCTCGAACGGCTCGAAGAGCCGCTCGTAGGTGGGATTGAAATCCAGGATCCCGTGGATGTTGTCCCCGGAGTTGAAGTGCCAATCGAGCCACGTGACGTACAGGTCCCAGCTCTCGACTTCACCGTTGTCGAGTCGCGTGAACCGCGTGTAGAAGACGTCGTGATTCATCTGCTGGATGTTGAGGAAGCTTCGCGGGCGAGGGTTGTAGCTTGCGGCCACCCTGAACAGCCGGACGTTGCTCCGTTGGACGAACCCGAGGGCGGGGTCGAAGTTCTCCTGAATCTCACGAAGCGCCACCTGCGCATCGTACTTGTCGTTTGGAAAGCGGGCAGACAAGCCGTACGACCAATCCTCGTCTGAGCGCGCTTCCCGCTGACCGCGCACGGCGTACGCATTCACATCGAGATTGCGCGAGCCGCCGAGGAATTGAGAGGTCGCGAGGCGCAGGTCGGCGCCGTAGGTTTGCGCCGACTGCCCGAGCGCCGGATCGCCGGCCGTGAAGATCCCGCCTACGTAGGACTGCTGGAAGAGATTCCGCTTGACGCGTCCGACAAAGAGGTTCTTCTCGTCGACGACAGCCGCCACGTCGCCGGTTCGAACGCCGAGCATGCCGACGTCGGTCCGACCGGCCTTCCCGGTCAGCTTGGCGCCAGCATCGAGAGGTACTTCCTCACCCTCCAGCAGACCGATTCGGCGGCTGAAGAAGGGATACACGTCGGCGCCGGCTTCGGGAATGCCGCCAGGCGGCTCCGGCCCGAGACTGGCGAAGCCAAAAACGCCCGCGTCTTCCAGAAAGAACGACCGCTTCTCTGGAAACAGCAGCGAGAATCGGGAGAGGTTGATCTGGCGCTCGTCGACTTCCGTCTCGCCAAAGTCGGTGTTGAAGGTGGCCGTCAGCTTCAGGCTGGACGTGATGTTGTAGGCGAGGTCGAGACCCGGCTTGTTGCGGAAATCACCCGTCTCAGTACTGTCGAGATACAGCCAATCCCCAGCGAAAAATGGGCGGAGATCCAGACCAATACCTTGGGTCAACCCATCGAGCTGCGTGATCTCTCCCGCTTCGGAGACCTGAAAGAACTGTGTCTCGAGCCTGGCCCCCGACCAGCGGTCCTCCTCCAGCTTTCGATAGATCGTGCGCGCGATGTTGAATCCCCACGCGGTGCGCCCGGCGGGGAAGCTCAAGCTCTTGAACGGAATCGCAAACTCCGCCACCCACCCGTGCTCCGTGCGTGCAGTACGCACGTCCCAGATCGCGTCCCAATCGGTGTTGAGCTGGCCGTCGGCCACGAGCCCATCCACGAGCGCGCCAGACGGATTCGTCGCGAAATAGAAGGCATTCCTCCGGTCGCGAAATGTGTCGAGCAGGATCTCGATACGGTCATCCGAGCTCAGGCTCGAGTCGCGCATCATTTGGGTCCCGATGACACGATGCGGTTCGGAATCGTAGGCCGCGATGCCAACGTAAAGGAAGTCCTGGTCCTGGAGCAACGTGACCTCGGTGCGCTCGCTGGGCGCCGCACCGGCCCTCGGCTCGCGCTGTACGAGGTCGCCGATTCCTGGCGACGAGTGCCAGGCAGGCTCGTCCAACACGCCGTCGACCGTGATGGTTTCTGCCGTGGCCGTGACGATGGCGGATCTGGTGACGAGTTGCCGGACAGGCGCGGCCGCTGGCGGGGGCTGTTGACCGACGGCCGCGGCCTTTGCGTTCGCTCCACCACGTGCCTCCGCGCTGGCCTCCTCTGCGCCCGCGGCTGCCGTCGCGCACATGAGTGCAAGCGTGAACACCTGCAAGCCGGGCGGCCAGGCCCGTGCCACCAACACGTCGAGCGTCGTCATTCACTCTCCAGTCTGTCTCGTGGTACGCGACGACTTCCACGGTCACCTGTGCAAACCGTCGAATGCTAACAGGTAGGGCTGTCTTCCAGAGCGCCACGTGCAAGGCTGAAACGGCGGCGTCGATTGTCCGTTCCGTCCGTTCACGTTACGATAACCGGCGCCATTCCCGTTTACGTGTGCCCTCGGTCGGACTCGAATCGTCGAGAACCGGAAGCGGACGCCTCGGCGAGGCGTCCCTACCACGATGGTAGGGCGCGCTCGCCGAGCGCGCCGTGAGCGTCGTGTGGCGCGGCGCGCTAGAATGCCGTTCGTGATGAGGAGAGTGACACCAGCCGTGCCCGAGTCTCCAGCCGCGCTTGCACCAGTCGCTGCGAAGCGAGAGGTGTCGGTCGACGTGTTTCGCGGGCTCGTGATGGTCTTGATGCTCGCCGAGGTCATGCAACTGTGGACGCTTCACGATGCGTACCCGACGAGCCGGCTCTGGGCGCTGGTTGCCTACAACACCACGCACGTGCCGTGGCAGGGATGCTCGCTGCACGACCTGATCCAGGCCGCGTTCTCGTTCCTCGTCGGCGTGTCGTTGCCGTTCTCCATCGCGGCGCGCCTGGCCCGGGGGGGCAGCCGCCGACGCATGCTGGCGCACGCCGTCTGGCGAAGCGTGATCTTGATCTTTCTCGGCATCTTTCTGCGATCGCTGCACGCACCCCACACCTACTGGACGTTCGAAGACACGCTCACGCAGATCGGGCTCGGCTACACGTTCCTGTTTCTGCTCGCGCTGGTGTCGTGGCGCATCCAGGCAGCGGTGTTTGGCGCGCTCCTCGTGGGCTTCTGGGC
The sequence above is drawn from the Luteitalea sp. genome and encodes:
- a CDS encoding SgcJ/EcaC family oxidoreductase; translation: MPELTSKRGRRGDEPHRLRWSLDGNQDAPVRFARAPGGKLMRVVATCVTCLLASLALVALRHDPGHAQAARSQTADDAAIRDLVAKYVDAREQRSAAAIEELFTEDADQLTSSGEWRRGRDQVVRGALASSERTGGTRTITVETVRLLAPNLAVADGRYEIAGVSGGDSRRMWTTFVLAQGANGWRIAAIRNMLPAS